One genomic region from Muriicola soli encodes:
- the msrA gene encoding peptide-methionine (S)-S-oxide reductase MsrA: MSESKSSLEMATVGGGCFWCTEAIFQEVKGIHKVVSGYTGGNAPGRPTYREVCSGLTGHAEVVQLTYDPAIISYRDVLLIFMTTHDPTTPNRQGADVGTQYRSVIYHQNKVQQQIAEEVFSELKDAFDAPIITELSPLGTFYEAEDYHQDYYRNNQKQGYCSYVITPKLNKLRKLHADKLSGV; this comes from the coding sequence ATGTCGGAGAGTAAATCTAGTTTGGAAATGGCCACCGTGGGCGGGGGTTGTTTCTGGTGTACTGAAGCCATTTTTCAGGAAGTAAAAGGAATTCACAAGGTAGTATCCGGCTATACCGGGGGAAATGCTCCGGGAAGACCTACTTACAGAGAGGTGTGCTCCGGACTCACAGGGCATGCCGAAGTGGTTCAGCTTACCTATGATCCCGCGATCATATCTTACCGCGATGTTCTGTTGATCTTTATGACCACTCATGACCCTACCACCCCTAATCGGCAGGGAGCTGATGTAGGAACACAGTACCGTTCTGTGATTTACCATCAAAACAAAGTACAGCAGCAAATAGCAGAAGAAGTATTCTCAGAGCTCAAAGATGCGTTTGATGCTCCTATTATAACCGAACTCAGTCCTCTTGGCACTTTTTACGAGGCAGAGGATTACCATCAGGATTATTACAGGAACAATCAAAAACAAGGGTATTGCAGCTATGTCATCACCCCTAAACTCAACAAGCTGAGAAAATTACACGCCGATAAATTAAGCGGAGTTTGA
- the msrB gene encoding peptide-methionine (R)-S-oxide reductase MsrB, with the protein MLNWKDIMHFAVSGNPVPSKRVEKTEAEWKEILTPDQFRITRKKGTEAPHSGELCSIHEAGKYACVCCGTPLFDSTIKFESGTGWPSFTQPIEENAIKYEKDSSYGMVRVEVMCNTCDAHLGHVFPDGPQPSGLRYCINSESMKLLKKADVGE; encoded by the coding sequence ATGCTCAACTGGAAAGATATAATGCATTTCGCGGTAAGCGGAAACCCGGTCCCCTCGAAAAGAGTAGAAAAAACTGAAGCGGAATGGAAAGAAATCCTAACCCCTGATCAATTCAGGATCACCCGGAAAAAAGGCACAGAGGCTCCACATTCGGGAGAACTCTGCAGTATTCACGAAGCAGGTAAATACGCTTGTGTCTGCTGCGGCACTCCGCTGTTCGATTCAACAATCAAATTTGAGTCGGGAACAGGATGGCCAAGTTTTACGCAACCCATTGAGGAAAATGCTATCAAGTATGAAAAGGACAGTTCCTATGGAATGGTAAGAGTAGAGGTGATGTGCAACACCTGTGACGCCCATTTGGGACATGTTTTCCCTGACGGTCCTCAGCCAAGCGGTCTGCGATATTGTATCAATTCTGAATCCATGAAACTTCTAAAAAAGGCAGATGTCGGAGAGTAA